In Lactuca sativa cultivar Salinas chromosome 5, Lsat_Salinas_v11, whole genome shotgun sequence, the DNA window TCAGTTCTACTTCACTTTTTAAATGATTATTCATTCTTTAATCACTTTATAAATGATTATTCTTTTAGGAAAGAGGGATTCTTAAAGAAGCCATATTAGAGAGAAAGCTTAATCTTCCTGCTTGTGAGAAAGAGGTTGCAAAAGACATAAGTCTTGTAAAAAAAAGGATGCAAGTTCCTAATACAACACAGCAAAGACCTAAAGCCAGTTTAAGGACAAGATCACCTTCTATCCAGCCACAACCTGAagggtaacttttttttttttttttttctttttgaaaacaatAAAATCTTTTCTAACTGGATTGTATATAAAAAAACTGTATATGCAGGGTTGCTTCACCTAGGAAGAAGATAAGGAGGCCAGGTCAGCAATTGGGTGTAATAAAGGAGAAATCTTGTAAATTAACCGGTGATGAGGTGGCAGTGAACAAAACTAGAGCAGCTTCTGCTCCAAGATCAACATCACAAGGAAAGCTGTCTGTGACTATTGCTAAACAACCGAATTTTCACACCTCACATCTGCCAAAGGGTTGCTTCAAGAAAATTGCTTAAAGTTGCATCCATTCCATGGTGGTTGGTGGTTTTTATGTTGTATGTAAGATCTATTCCCTCAATCATTCATTGAATTTCAGTTTTTGTTCCATGACATTCATTTGTTCAATTATCCAATTGATTGATTCTTATGCAAAAAGTTGATCTTAATGTTTATGATCTCATACATGGAATTCAAAAATGCAATGATATTTGTGTTGTGTCCAAAATTGTATCTATCTTTATCTTATCTTGTCTTGATGATGTTCTTGAGCTTTTCATTTGCTGCTACAAGTTCTGCTGCTATGCCTGGTTCATTAGCAGAATGCCCTGCATCTGAAACCACCTGTTtccacaacaacaaaaaaaaaaaaaaaatactcatTCATCAACAACTAccaaaaataatttttctaaattaaaattttaaaaaggtTTGATGATGATAAATACCTTAAATTCGGCTTCCGGCCAAGCTTTATGCAGATCCCATGCTGACATCATGGGGCAGCAACAATCATATCTTCCCTGTCAAAATATAattaaagggtattttagacatttgATTAACAAAATTAGGAGCACAAACATAAATGTTGCTGCAGAAAATGATCTTACTTGGACAATTACAGTGTTAATATGCTTGATCTTGTGAATATTATCCAAGAGGTATGAATCTGTTGAAAAGAACCCCTTATTCACAAAGTAATGGTTCTCAATCCTTGCAAAAGCCTGCATGTTTTGTTTAAACACAATTTCTTTTATTTACATCAAACTATGCAATAAATAAGTAGTAATTAAACTCTCTTACCAGAGAGAAAGCATCATTGTCCCCTCTCTTAATAGTCTCTTCATTTGGCAGCAAATGAGCAGTCATCATTTCCCATTTAGTCCAAGCTCTTGCAGCTGCATACTAATTAACAAAAATACAACCAAcatttatgaaataaaaaaaaaaaaaacaaaatacaatAATTAAAACAAAGTCCTCTCTCTATTACTTGTGTGTTTATGTCAGGGGAGTTCAATCTCTTATGGTAAGCATTCACAAAGCAGTCTCTTTCATTTTCTGGTATAAGATCCCTAAATGGTTCCCAAGCTGTGTAGtattttaaaaataacaatttatccCATTAATCATTGtaacacaaataaataaataaaagttaaatAACAATAGAAGCTTACCATCAGGGTAGATTGCAGCAGCACCACCTTCATAAAACCAATCAATCTCTTTCTTCCTCAATAAAAAGATCCCTCTAAGAACTATCCCAGTCACCTTAAAATCACAACACAAAAAACCAGTAACCTTTTTGACTTAATACAGAAAGAACGACTTAACAGAATCCTAATCCTAACTTTTTACATTGAAACAAAAGTGATACCTTCTCAGGGTGTGATTGGCTGTATGCAAGAGCAAGTGTGCTTCCCCATGAGCCACCAAACACCTAATAACAAACAAATCAAGAAAATGATAAAAATAGGTGATTCACATTCACTAATTCatttaaagtaaataaaaaaacaaacctGCCACT includes these proteins:
- the LOC111913282 gene encoding proline iminopeptidase, yielding KPWQTRPNYWAFDTRLVRIFSPISISKMSLGLLQNTLLPHFSATPLSISQSHNLLFTFPHNKNPTFTGRGSLILRAQISCNKSESIPLIKESMDLKKEVQELNRNLYEHIEPYATGFLEVSDLHTIYWEQSGNPSGHPVVFLHGGPGGGTSPSNRRFFDPEFYRIILFDQRGAGKSTPHACLEDNTTWDLIKDIEKLREHLQIPEWQVFGGSWGSTLALAYSQSHPEKVTGIVLRGIFLLRKKEIDWFYEGGAAAIYPDAWEPFRDLIPENERDCFVNAYHKRLNSPDINTQYAAARAWTKWEMMTAHLLPNEETIKRGDNDAFSLAFARIENHYFVNKGFFSTDSYLLDNIHKIKHINTVIVQGRYDCCCPMMSAWDLHKAWPEAEFKVVSDAGHSANEPGIAAELVAANEKLKNIIKTR